cgtcctcaTGGCGGAGACGAAGTGTGGAGGtggcggcgtgcacggttcaagaagcgcaaggcggtACGGCGAAGGGAGTGTGGTTGTGCTGCAACGATGAGCGAGATCAGGCTATGGGAGCGTGGCGTGGGAGCGTGGACAGGGGTGGTGGGTGCCGATTTGTCGCGGCATACATTTTTCGCCGAAATGACACATGCGCTACGTAGGTGTTCCGCCCATGCACAAGCACATCGCGATCGCTTGTCCTACTCTACGCGCACTATACATGGTAGCATCGATGCGCATCTCTATCCCCCACGCGCCCGTTCttcgcgcctcgccctcctcgtACCCCACAAAGCACAGCTGCCCGAGAGTGGAGGCTTGCCTTTCTCCATGTCCGAAGAGTACTCGTCGGTGCTCTTTGTGGTGCGCGAGTGCTACGTCTACCGAGTCCCCCCCCGCACGTCCGCTGCCGGCTACCGTGCCGGTGAATGGGGCGATGTCGACCAGTCGCTGTGGAAAGGGCGCATGCGCATTGTCGAGTACAAGGATCGGTGCGAgatccgcctcgaggatgGCGAGAcgggtacgtcgcgcggctaACGCAGGTGAGCTCTTTGCCGCGAGCCCCTACGATGTGAGTGGAAAGTCGGTCGAGCCCGTGCTCGACTCGTCGCGCTACTTTGTGCTGCGTGTCGAGTCGGACGGCCCGACGCCCGAtcagcggcgcacggcgtaCATTGGAGTCGGCGTACGTGACGTGACTGACGCAGTTTATGGAGCGTTCCGAGAGCTTCGACTTTACGGTCGCCCTCCAAGATTGGACGCGGTACGTGGGCTCACTTACGCAGGCGACGCAAGGCGGTTCTCGCTGGagcggacgacgaggacgacgaggcgccccCCCGTCCGTCGCCGCACCTGCCGGCCGGCCCGAAGCAGGACTTTTCGCTGCAGGAAGGCGAAACGTTGAGCATCAAGTTGCCGGCGCTGCAAAGCAGGCCgaacgcgccgagcgcctctgcgacgcgcacgggCTTTGTGcttccgccgccgccgtcgggAAAGCGCTAGAGTAGTATACAGCTATAGTAGAACCACGCATGTGGTGTGACGATGAGAGACGGTGGCAcaagcgctgcgcctgtgcgTTTATCTTTGCCTGTGGCGCTTACGGCTTCGGCTTCGGCTTTGCGCCCTTGTCGGCCTGGTCCGCAACCGAGCGCATGATCGACAGGGGTCCCTTTTGCGCGCGCCCCGCCATttcgcgctcgatgcgcgaggTAGAGAGAGCCGTGTCGCGCTGGATCAGCCACGCAACGTACCTTTTTCTGGATGACCTCCTGCAGTGCGCCCTTCTTCTTCGGTGCGATACGCTTGCCGACCTTGGGGCCTGCGTTGCTGTTGCCCTTGCGCTTCTCTTTCTGCGCAACGCCGAGGTTGCGCTTCAGCGGCTTGAATCCCTGCGCCATGGTAGAAAAAACGTAAATCGCGAATCGGGCAAATTTTTGGCTTTggaccgccgccgatgccggtggatctgctgcgcgagagcgcAAGCAAATACTTTCCGAGCGAGTACTATGGCACGATCCTCGGCGCTATCATTGTCCTAGCATTCCTGAAATCGTGGGCAAAGGGCCCTGCACTGCTTGTGCGCGAAGAGCGCCTCGaagcgacgcagcgcgcggcgcgcgaaaAAGGGCAGCCGGTACGCGTCACCGCTGGCCTGAACGATATGGGCGCGCGTGTCGTGCTTAttgcggtacgtcgcgagACTCACTCACACAGACGGGTGCCATGTCGCCGCTGGGCCTCGTTACCATTGCGTCGCTGGCGCACCAAGGCGCGCACATTATCGCGCTCGTTCCCAACATTgaggcgccgagcgtgctgcagctcctgctgctgctgcgcgagagcaCCAAGAGCGAGACGATCTATGCGGAGCAGTGCGACATGAGCAACCTGCACTCGATCACCGAGTTTGCAAACCGCTGGAACGCTGGCTCCGCGCAGGCGACgtccgcgccgggcgctgcGACCGGAGCGCcgaccgcggccgcgccgggcggtgccaaggccgcgcgcgaggagctcttTCCGCAGAGCACGCCAGTCgtccaccgcctcgacacGGTACTCTTTCTGCCGAGCGAGGAGTCGACGTACAAGATCGGCACGTACCGTTGCGGCACTCGGCATACGTACCcctcgacgcacgccgacgacggcgcgtacgccgaGCAGACGTACGTGCGCCAGGTCCTCGCACCCTTCCATCTTGTGAATACGCTCCTGCCGAGCCTGCTTCTTATGCCGCCGAACCGTGACGTGCGCATTGTAAGCGTCGTCTCGCCGTGGTACGCGGCGGGCCTCGCGCAGTTTgacaaggtcgacgagccgctgcgcggcccCCAGCCCCGCGTCTACCAGCCATGGACATACCTCGGGGCAGCGACACTCCACTGGATCGTCCTGGCGTCggagctgcagcggcgcgtcaacttgcttgccgaggcggacaCGCGCTCACGCTCCAAGCTGCCAGGCATCGACGTGGACGAAGTGACGACCGTGCCGAccggcacgctgcagcgcaagggGCAGCGCAGCCACATCTCGTCGGTGCTGGTGTGCCCCGGCTACGAGCGCTCCTCGCAGCTGACCGCGTTTTTTGGCACCGTGCCGCCGTTTGTGCACCACAAGGTGCTGTCGGTGCTCCTATGGGTCCTGCTTCTGGCGCTCTATCCCCTCTTTTGGCTCTTTGGCAAGAGCGCGACACAGGGCGCAGACGCGGCACTATGGGGCGTCACGGCCCGCCTCGCGTccggcgtctcggcgtCCTCGCGCCAGACGCGCGAGGATATCCTTGCGCCgggcgagagcgacgacgaggcgcggcagtGGCCGGGTatcgaggccgcgcgcctctaCCGCGAAGGCCGCATCGTCGTGCCCCCCATgcctgcgcagctcgaAGGCAAAACCGATGCATCCGAGCTCTGGAACaagaccgaggcgcgcgtcgaggcgctgttGGGCGGTATTGCGCATGCAGGCGCAAAACATAGCTAGGTATCTACAAGACGCGCCGAAGCAGcacgcacgacgccgccttGTGCGTTGCGCACAAGCACCAGGTAGGACAACGGGACGGGGTTGCGCTTCGGCAGGCCCCATGCCttgggcgccgccgcagcacgcagcgcctcttcgcggcgctccagctcgagcCACGCAAGGAGGCTCATGCTGCCGATCGCACGCCCACGCCCGTCGGCAAGGGAATAGTCGCCGGTCGTCACCGCACCGACGTACGGCGCAGGGGGGGCACgctccagcgcatcgaggtccgcgcgcgcagcatccttgaggcgcgtcggcggatccagcgccgcgcgccacgcgtgcgccgcctcgagcgtcgggGGAAGATGGAGCGTCGCCAGCTCGTGGAACGCACCCCGCCGGCACGCAACGAGCAGCACCGGCACGACCGACTGGCACAGCGTACTGATCGCCGGTGCGAGTGGGAGGCGCGACACCCCGCCGTCGTACGTGTGCCGTGTCCAGAGCGAGACATAGCGGGTATACATATCAGGGCCGGGCGCCTTCTGCAAGGCCGCCAAGAGACGCGGCCACGATGCCAGGACAGGCACCGCCGtgagctgcgccggcgcagggccgtcgaccgcgccatgctgcagcgcatcgcgccaACGCGCCATGCCCCCGAAcggatgcggcgcagccgactcgccctcggcaaAGTTGACGCGCTTCGCGggcggccggcggtgccacgacgcggagcgctgcgcagccgcggccgtctcgagcgcagcgtacGCCGCACTCGTGACCCAGTCGTGGGGATAGCTCAGCTGGCCGGCGTGTAGTTTCTGCTGCCGCAACTGCTCCTGGCCCAGCACACGCGAGCCGGTGTACACGAGCGAGTGCCAAAACGCGAGCCCCCAGCCGCGGGGTACCAGAAGCGTGTACCCCGCCGTGTCGAGCGGCCCGTCGCTTGTGGCGACCAGCACGATTGGGAcgcggtcgtcgtcctTTTCCGGTGCAAGCCGCTTGCCCGGCAGCtggcgcgcccgccgctgGTCGATTGCGCCTTTGGTATGCCGCGGCAGCTGGCGGTACGCAAAGAAGCGCGCGCTTGTCATCACTGGGGTATGGTCGTGTACGAGCGCTGGGAGCGCCGTGTGCTCGTCCGAGGGTCCTGGGGCATTCTTTGGAGGGAACGACAGGCGGGGAtccagcacgtcgacgcacACGACCGTTCCTCGCTCGACGTACgacggcggcacgccgtcctGAAGACACGCAATGCGCCGGAAGaaggcctgctgcgcgccctCTTCGCGGCTCGATgcatcggcgaggcgcaggacacCGCCGAGGACGCGCCCTGCGGCCATCCCTTTGACCTGGAAGAGGTTGTACCCGTCATCGTCTCCCACGGTCGCGGCTTGCACGCCGTGCACACGCCCCCGGCGCGTATTGGGCGCCTGGGCAGCCAGCGCGGGgtccggcgcgctcgcgagctGTGTCACCTCGACCTTGACCGGGACGTCCcagcgctgctcgaccgggCACTtgtgcggcgtgccgcggcgtaCCTCGGCACGTACTGCATCAAGTGCCTGCTGCAAGAGGCGGTgcgtctcggcggccgcggcgggaTGCACCCACACATGgcactcgcgcgccgcgccgctgcggcgcacccacAAGACGTGGATCGGAGCAACGGGCGGCAGGTACAGAGCCGTGGCGTGGTTTGCGCGATCGCCGGTCGGGCGCTGCAAGAGTGTCGTATCGCACACCTTTGCGCCCGTCGTCCACACGTCCTCCCAGCCgtgtgccgcgcctgcgagAAAGAGGAGGAGCTGTAGGCGCCGTGTCGCCTGCATCGGCTGATTCCTGGACGACTGCGCGGTGAGGCGAAAGACAGACGTGTAGCTTGCATCGTGCAGCATGGCCGTGTCGCTTGTGTAGCGCACGCTCCGACGGAAGCTCTTGTGGTGCGGCGACTCGGCCAGCGAGAAGCCAAACGATCCAGGGCCGCCGTCCTGTGCGTGCTTGTCGATGGACATGCGGAATCGCTTGGCGTGCCACAGGTGCGTCTCGAGCCAGCGCCGGTCcgtgcgccccgcgcggcgtgcgaggtcgttgcgccggcgcacaaAGCCggtgagcgtgcgctccggcatgc
The Malassezia japonica chromosome 2, complete sequence genome window above contains:
- a CDS encoding uncharacterized protein (EggNog:ENOG503P0TX; COG:S), producing MSEEYSSVLFVVRECYVYRVPPRTSAAGYRAGEWGDVDQSLWKGRMRIVEYKDRCEIRLEDGETGELFAASPYDVSGKSVEPVLDSSRYFVLRVESDGPTPDQRRTAYIGVGFMERSESFDFTVALQDWTRRRKAVLAGADDEDDEAPPRPSPHLPAGPKQDFSLQEGETLSIKLPALQSRPNAPSASATRTGFVLPPPPSGKR
- a CDS encoding uncharacterized protein (COG:S; EggNog:ENOG503PKUB), yielding MAQGFKPLKRNLGVAQKEKRKGNSNAGPKVGKRIAPKKKGALQEVIQKKRDTALSTSRIEREMAGRAQKGPLSIMRSVADQADKGAKPKPKP
- a CDS encoding uncharacterized protein (EggNog:ENOG503NVIP; COG:Q; TransMembrane:4 (o18-36i75-95o101-120i386-405o)) — its product is MPVDLLRESASKYFPSEYYGTILGAIIVLAFLKSWAKGPALLVREERLEATQRAAREKGQPVRVTAGLNDMGARVVLIATGAMSPLGLVTIASLAHQGAHIIALVPNIEAPSVLQLLLLLRESTKSETIYAEQCDMSNLHSITEFANRWNAGSAQATSAPGAATGAPTAAAPGGAKAAREELFPQSTPVVHRLDTVLFLPSEESTYKIGTYRCGTRHTYPSTHADDGAYAEQTYVRQVLAPFHLVNTLLPSLLLMPPNRDVRIVSVVSPWYAAGLAQFDKVDEPLRGPQPRVYQPWTYLGAATLHWIVLASELQRRVNLLAEADTRSRSKLPGIDVDEVTTVPTGTLQRKGQRSHISSVLVCPGYERSSQLTAFFGTVPPFVHHKVLSVLLWVLLLALYPLFWLFGKSATQGADAALWGVTARLASGVSASSRQTREDILAPGESDDEARQWPGIEAARLYREGRIVVPPMPAQLEGKTDASELWNKTEARVEALLGGIAHAGAKHS
- a CDS encoding ribonuclease P (EggNog:ENOG503NW1U; BUSCO:EOG09260TPT; COG:A), coding for MAKRPSDAAESVPPKRARQAQARRIGASAIAPSTSVPGQLDVDAAIKARTSEIITLFRAMKHAREATNTRAWQLLPRHLRRRAASHNLLRLPARLRWKASAELRASNTAAKTRSQMRRRMPERTLTGFVRRRNDLARRAGRTDRRWLETHLWHAKRFRMSIDKHAQDGGPGSFGFSLAESPHHKSFRRSVRYTSDTAMLHDASYTSVFRLTAQSSRNQPMQATRRLQLLLFLAGAAHGWEDVWTTGAKVCDTTLLQRPTGDRANHATALYLPPVAPIHVLWVRRSGAARECHVWVHPAAAAETHRLLQQALDAVRAEVRRGTPHKCPVEQRWDVPVKVEVTQLASAPDPALAAQAPNTRRGRVHGVQAATVGDDDGYNLFQVKGMAAGRVLGGVLRLADASSREEGAQQAFFRRIACLQDGVPPSYVERGTVVCVDVLDPRLSFPPKNAPGPSDEHTALPALVHDHTPVMTSARFFAYRQLPRHTKGAIDQRRARQLPGKRLAPEKDDDRVPIVLVATSDGPLDTAGYTLLVPRGWGLAFWHSLVYTGSRVLGQEQLRQQKLHAGQLSYPHDWVTSAAYAALETAAAAQRSASWHRRPPAKRVNFAEGESAAPHPFGGMARWRDALQHGAVDGPAPAQLTAVPVLASWPRLLAALQKAPGPDMYTRYVSLWTRHTYDGGVSRLPLAPAISTLCQSVVPVLLVACRRGAFHELATLHLPPTLEAAHAWRAALDPPTRLKDAARADLDALERAPPAPYVGAVTTGDYSLADGRGRAIGSMSLLAWLELERREEALRAAAAPKAWGLPKRNPAASCVLLRRVL